Proteins encoded together in one Synechococcus sp. A15-62 window:
- a CDS encoding recombinase family protein has protein sequence MTIYGYWRCSTNEQDQQRQVLSLKQAGCDQILGDKITGTSDWSSRPQLLKCLNLIEAGDTLVISELSRLSRSFMGMVNQVSDLLERGIHIKTLDGRLDTTAMPAEITMLIVSILGYAASQELDQIKTRTAEGRVVAKARGVKFGRKRTYTSYQADEVVRKHNDGNGMGTIAKSVGMSRSMVQRILREHKQNQLLTA, from the coding sequence ATGACCATCTATGGATATTGGAGGTGCAGCACGAACGAACAAGACCAGCAACGGCAGGTGCTCTCCCTGAAGCAAGCAGGTTGCGACCAGATCCTTGGGGACAAAATCACTGGCACCAGTGACTGGAGCAGCAGACCCCAACTGCTGAAGTGCCTCAACCTCATAGAGGCAGGGGACACCTTGGTCATCTCTGAACTGTCACGGTTATCCCGCTCCTTCATGGGAATGGTCAACCAGGTGTCAGACCTCCTAGAAAGAGGGATCCACATCAAAACTCTGGATGGGAGGTTGGATACCACTGCAATGCCAGCAGAGATAACGATGCTGATTGTTTCAATCCTGGGATACGCAGCGTCTCAAGAACTCGATCAAATCAAGACCAGAACCGCAGAGGGAAGAGTGGTTGCAAAAGCAAGAGGCGTCAAATTCGGAAGGAAGAGAACTTACACGTCATATCAAGCAGACGAAGTTGTGAGAAAGCACAATGATGGGAATGGAATGGGCACCATCGCTAAATCAGTGGGAATGAGCAGATCAATGGTTCAAAGGATTCTCCGAGAACACAAGCAAAATCAATTACTCACTGCCTGA
- a CDS encoding acyltransferase family protein has protein sequence MPTREIASQGSVNANNASKTSRYRPEIDGLRAFAVVAVIINHFNKDILPGGYLGVDIFFVISGYVITSSLFGRPSKDFKDFISGFYERRIKRLVPALSVFVLITSIAICLFNPSPDLSLRTGLTSLFGLSNLYLLKQSTDYFAQSTELNVFTHTWSLGVEEQFYILFPFLIWFSGFGRQTKHGARNLFLIVGMLTIASLVGFLHLYPTNQPAAYFLMPSRFWEMAAGCLIFIGFQKRASIEQYLERVPPLLVLALIVGVMYLPMSLAAASTIAVVALSSILIASLKKQTAVFNIFTHPRVVYIGLISYSLYLWHWGVLSISRWTIGIHWWSVPFQVALMLGLAVASYKWIETPLRKGNWFGKRWKTLVVGGGVLITVSGGIISLGKLLNKNLYLGNINCKPFQYNTCTGVDSPHAATTPFITNSPIQRDKCFLYKGVISESVIEECKILPKSNSSPTIFVIGSSYIHHLSPSFEKLHKEFGMGIVMSVVTGCDFDPLFKKTNPQGTCKESNIVRAKHLIKEGKDGDILFVGVTGNKIDESSVNAIAEIGRTKKMNVVYFSPIPTWQRLDSAINDACYQPQWFQMNFNCSRFSTIDRVEYMNNAQYALDQLSKIENSNPYFHVYHIEDILCGELRCPSHINGIRLYRDNSGHLSVHAVKEFVSDDLITFVFENKLSVR, from the coding sequence ATGCCAACAAGGGAGATAGCAAGTCAAGGAAGCGTTAATGCAAATAATGCATCAAAGACAAGTCGATACAGACCAGAGATTGATGGTCTGAGAGCATTTGCAGTGGTTGCGGTCATCATCAATCATTTCAACAAAGATATCCTGCCAGGAGGATATCTTGGTGTTGATATTTTCTTCGTGATATCTGGATATGTCATCACGTCATCTTTGTTCGGGAGACCCAGCAAAGATTTTAAGGACTTCATCAGTGGGTTTTATGAACGCAGGATCAAGCGACTAGTCCCCGCACTATCAGTTTTTGTGCTGATCACGAGTATCGCGATCTGTCTGTTCAATCCATCCCCAGATTTGTCGTTGCGGACTGGTCTGACATCACTGTTTGGACTTTCCAATCTTTACCTTCTCAAGCAATCAACAGATTACTTTGCACAATCTACAGAACTCAACGTCTTCACTCACACATGGTCTCTTGGGGTTGAAGAGCAGTTCTACATTTTATTCCCATTTCTGATTTGGTTTTCTGGATTTGGACGACAAACTAAGCATGGTGCTCGTAATTTATTCCTGATCGTTGGAATGCTGACGATCGCATCGTTAGTAGGGTTTTTACATCTCTACCCAACGAACCAACCAGCAGCATATTTCTTAATGCCATCCAGGTTTTGGGAAATGGCAGCAGGTTGTCTGATCTTTATTGGTTTTCAGAAGCGAGCATCAATTGAACAATACCTAGAGAGAGTGCCACCTCTACTAGTCCTGGCATTAATTGTTGGGGTGATGTATCTGCCGATGTCACTAGCAGCAGCATCCACAATTGCAGTTGTTGCATTGTCATCCATCCTGATTGCATCATTGAAGAAACAGACGGCAGTATTCAATATTTTCACTCACCCCAGAGTGGTCTATATCGGTTTGATCTCGTATTCGCTCTATCTATGGCACTGGGGGGTGCTATCGATCAGTCGTTGGACTATTGGCATCCACTGGTGGTCAGTGCCCTTCCAGGTTGCCCTGATGCTTGGTCTAGCGGTTGCTTCTTATAAATGGATCGAAACACCACTACGTAAGGGCAACTGGTTTGGGAAACGTTGGAAAACCCTAGTTGTTGGCGGCGGAGTTCTTATAACGGTTTCTGGAGGAATTATCTCTCTTGGCAAACTCTTAAACAAAAACCTCTATCTTGGAAACATTAATTGCAAACCTTTCCAGTACAACACATGTACGGGAGTTGACTCCCCGCACGCTGCTACTACTCCTTTTATCACAAATAGTCCCATTCAAAGAGATAAGTGCTTTCTATATAAGGGGGTAATTAGCGAGTCGGTAATTGAAGAGTGCAAAATACTGCCAAAATCAAATAGTTCACCGACTATTTTTGTAATAGGCAGTAGTTATATTCACCACCTTTCGCCCTCGTTTGAAAAACTCCACAAAGAATTTGGGATGGGAATTGTGATGTCAGTCGTTACGGGTTGTGATTTTGACCCTTTATTCAAAAAGACAAATCCTCAAGGGACATGCAAGGAAAGCAATATTGTCAGAGCAAAACATCTCATCAAAGAAGGGAAAGATGGTGACATCTTGTTTGTGGGTGTGACGGGCAATAAGATTGATGAAAGTTCAGTAAATGCAATTGCCGAAATTGGTCGTACCAAAAAGATGAATGTCGTCTATTTTTCGCCAATACCGACATGGCAGCGATTGGATAGTGCAATTAATGATGCATGTTATCAACCCCAATGGTTCCAAATGAATTTTAATTGTTCTCGATTTTCCACGATTGACCGTGTAGAATACATGAATAATGCCCAATATGCCCTTGATCAACTAAGTAAGATCGAGAATAGCAATCCTTATTTTCATGTTTATCATATTGAAGACATCCTGTGCGGTGAATTGAGGTGTCCGAGTCATATCAATGGAATTAGATTGTATAGAGATAATTCTGGTCATCTGTCCGTGCACGCCGTCAAGGAGTTTGTGAGTGACGACCTAATAACATTTGTATTTGAAAATAAATTGAGTGTCCGCTGA